Proteins encoded by one window of Elaeis guineensis isolate ETL-2024a chromosome 12, EG11, whole genome shotgun sequence:
- the LOC105055753 gene encoding protein PROTON GRADIENT REGULATION 5, chloroplastic — MAASISAAGLKALPSTFHGSWTTSLAGEDRAVLTKSVPTYVRVARPLRSRPRMGNINEGKGLFAPLVVLTRNIIGRKRFNQLRGKAIALHSQVITEFCKTIGADNKQRQGLIRLAKKNGEKLGFLA; from the exons ATGGCTGCCTCCATATCGGCCGCGGGGCTCAAAGCCCTGCCCTCCACCTTCCATGGAAGCTGGACTACTTCGCTTGCTGGCGAAGACCGAGCGGTGCTGACCAAGTCAGTCCCGACATATGTTCGTGTTGCTCGGCCTCTAAGGTCTCGGCCTAGGATGGGCAACATCAACGAAGGCAAAGGCCTCTTCGCACCGTTGGTCGTTCTCACCCGCAACATCATTGGCAGGAAGCGATTCAATCAGCTGAGAGGCAAGGCCATAGCTCTCCATTCACAG GTGATTACAGAGTTCTGCAAGACTATAGGTGCTGATAATAAACAAAGGCAAGGGTTGATCCGCTTGGCCAAGAAGAATGGAGAAAAGCTTGGTTTTCTTGCATAA